From the genome of Anaerolineales bacterium, one region includes:
- a CDS encoding transglycosylase SLT domain-containing protein: MYSLPISSIPIALAIFLAILTVWSFTLIEPRLRAALQTVGAFSVNSDGTTPDTTFPPSSAGVVSIPLSDHFTPQVLFWSNEIIQWAHDYKMDPNLIALVMQIESCGYSQAQSRAGASGLFQVMPFHFGYDENPYDPSTNAARGLTYLARSLELANGELDLALAGYNGGHQMIQTNPSLWPEETQRYVYWGVRIYNELGTTDVSLPPTLRKWLDAGGSRLCEQAAASQAE, encoded by the coding sequence GTGTACTCCCTGCCCATTTCCTCGATACCGATCGCTTTGGCGATCTTCCTGGCCATCCTGACAGTATGGTCGTTCACTTTAATCGAGCCCCGACTGCGCGCGGCGCTGCAGACTGTTGGCGCCTTCAGCGTGAATTCCGATGGCACTACGCCCGACACAACATTTCCACCATCTTCCGCTGGAGTGGTATCAATTCCCCTTTCCGATCACTTTACTCCCCAGGTCCTTTTCTGGTCGAATGAAATTATCCAATGGGCTCACGATTATAAAATGGATCCCAATCTCATTGCCCTGGTAATGCAAATCGAATCTTGTGGTTATTCGCAGGCTCAATCTCGGGCCGGTGCAAGTGGATTGTTCCAGGTTATGCCGTTTCATTTCGGCTACGACGAAAATCCGTACGACCCATCTACCAACGCCGCGCGCGGTCTCACCTATCTGGCTCGATCACTGGAACTTGCGAATGGGGAGTTGGATCTGGCGTTAGCGGGTTACAACGGTGGCCATCAGATGATTCAGACAAATCCATCACTCTGGCCGGAAGAAACTCAGCGGTACGTGTACTGGGGTGTACGAATCTATAACGAACTCGGAACCACCGATGTTTCCCTTCCTCCTACGCTCCGGAAATGGCTCGATGCTGGCGGATCGCGTCTCTGCGAACAAGCTGCGGCATCCCAGGCGGAGTGA
- the rplA gene encoding 50S ribosomal protein L1, with the protein MAKHGKKYRAASEKVDRSKLYPPREAVELAKETAVTRFDSTIEVHIRLGVDPRHADQQVRDTVMLPNGLGKTVRVLVFAEGDAARNAQQAGADFIADDETIERIQDGWMEFDATVATPNMMGKVGRLGKILGPRGLMPNPKAGTVVQEDDVGRVIDELKAGRVEFRLDRTANLHVPIGKASFEAEKLYENFMALMDAVKRVRPASAKGAYIRKITVTSTMGPGIRVESSSLIA; encoded by the coding sequence ATGGCAAAACACGGAAAGAAATATCGAGCAGCAAGTGAGAAAGTGGATCGCAGCAAGCTCTATCCACCCCGAGAAGCGGTCGAACTGGCAAAGGAAACCGCGGTCACTCGCTTCGACAGCACGATAGAGGTTCATATCCGGCTTGGGGTTGATCCCCGGCATGCGGATCAACAAGTACGCGACACCGTGATGTTGCCCAACGGGCTTGGCAAGACGGTGCGTGTGTTGGTATTCGCAGAGGGAGATGCGGCTCGAAATGCACAGCAAGCCGGTGCGGACTTCATCGCCGACGATGAAACAATCGAGCGCATACAGGACGGTTGGATGGAATTCGATGCCACCGTCGCGACGCCGAATATGATGGGAAAAGTTGGCCGACTGGGCAAGATCTTGGGACCACGCGGCCTGATGCCAAACCCTAAGGCGGGCACCGTCGTCCAGGAAGATGATGTCGGACGGGTCATCGATGAACTGAAAGCAGGTCGCGTCGAGTTCCGACTCGATCGAACGGCGAATCTTCACGTCCCCATCGGAAAAGCATCTTTCGAGGCCGAGAAACTATACGAGAACTTTATGGCATTGATGGACGCGGTGAAACGGGTCCGTCCTGCTTCGGCAAAAGGCGCCTATATCCGCAAGATCACGGTCACAAGCACGATGGGGCCGGGAATTCGTGTCGAATCGAGTTCCTTGATCGCATGA
- the rplJ gene encoding 50S ribosomal protein L10 encodes MAISKERKRDLVSQYKSLVESNSTMILTNYSGLSVKQIETLRSQIRETGGEFHIIKNKLAEIAFREIELTLPEGALDGPTAIGFAPEDAVDISKAIVELSKETDILSVKGAVIDGVVFSGQQVLRLAELPPLPVVQAQLLSLIQTPASNIARALASSVRQVVNVMKAYSDSEAPA; translated from the coding sequence TTGGCAATCTCAAAGGAAAGAAAGCGCGATTTGGTATCGCAATACAAGTCTCTCGTCGAGTCAAATTCGACAATGATTCTCACGAATTACTCTGGGTTGAGTGTGAAACAGATAGAAACACTGCGATCACAAATCCGTGAAACAGGTGGGGAATTTCACATCATCAAGAACAAACTGGCAGAAATCGCCTTCAGGGAAATCGAATTGACTTTGCCGGAAGGCGCTCTCGATGGACCTACAGCGATTGGATTTGCTCCGGAGGATGCAGTAGACATCTCCAAGGCGATCGTTGAGTTGTCCAAGGAAACGGACATTCTTTCGGTAAAAGGGGCAGTCATAGATGGAGTGGTATTCAGTGGCCAGCAAGTACTTCGCCTGGCAGAATTGCCGCCTTTGCCTGTTGTTCAAGCTCAGTTGTTGAGCCTGATCCAAACCCCTGCATCGAATATCGCTCGGGCACTTGCGAGCTCGGTACGTCAAGTCGTGAATGTGATGAAGGCATATTCGGATTCGGAAGCACCTGCATAG
- a CDS encoding response regulator transcription factor, with product MRKRILLIEDEDRILQFLERGLKFEGYLVDSAKDGTEGLALAHENSPDLVIIDWMLPEIEPGLDGLAVCRRLRDAGDLPIIMLTARDSVEDRVMGLDAGADDYLVKPFALNELLARVRALLRRAKTTVPEVLKFEGLRLDTGTHQAFRAGKPIELTAKEYELLELFLRNPRQVLTRDVIYDRVWGYDFGGESNIIEVYVRYLRQKMEEGGLPRLLYTVRGVGYVLREPA from the coding sequence ATGAGAAAGCGAATTCTATTAATTGAGGACGAGGATCGCATCCTTCAGTTTTTGGAACGAGGCCTGAAATTCGAAGGCTATTTGGTAGATAGCGCCAAAGATGGAACGGAAGGCCTTGCCCTGGCTCACGAAAATTCACCGGACCTGGTGATTATCGACTGGATGCTGCCTGAAATCGAACCGGGATTGGATGGTTTGGCGGTCTGTCGTAGATTGCGGGATGCGGGAGATTTACCCATTATCATGCTGACTGCACGAGACTCAGTCGAAGACCGGGTAATGGGGTTGGACGCCGGTGCAGATGATTATTTGGTCAAGCCGTTTGCATTGAATGAACTGCTGGCGAGGGTACGGGCGCTGTTACGCCGTGCAAAAACTACCGTTCCTGAAGTGCTGAAATTCGAAGGTCTTCGTCTGGATACGGGTACTCATCAAGCGTTCCGGGCAGGTAAGCCGATCGAATTGACTGCGAAGGAATACGAGTTGCTGGAACTCTTCCTGCGTAATCCAAGGCAGGTGCTTACACGTGACGTTATTTATGACCGGGTTTGGGGCTACGATTTTGGGGGCGAAAGTAACATCATCGAGGTATACGTACGCTACTTACGTCAGAAGATGGAAGAAGGGGGATTGCCTCGGTTGTTATATACGGTTCGTGGCGTAGGATATGTCCTGAGAGAACCTGCGTGA
- the rplL gene encoding 50S ribosomal protein L7/L12, which yields MADLNKLAKDLSALTVLEAAELTKMLEEEWGVSAAAPVTVAAAAAPADAAQDDEKTEFDVIIKDVGPKKIDVIKAIRQITTLGLKDAKIMAETADAKVLELIGKEAANDAKSKLEAAGATVELT from the coding sequence ATGGCAGATTTGAATAAATTGGCTAAGGATTTGAGCGCTCTCACGGTTCTCGAGGCGGCGGAATTGACGAAAATGCTCGAGGAAGAGTGGGGTGTTTCTGCTGCTGCACCGGTAACCGTCGCGGCTGCGGCGGCTCCTGCAGATGCGGCACAGGATGATGAGAAGACCGAGTTTGACGTCATCATCAAGGACGTTGGTCCCAAGAAGATCGATGTTATCAAGGCGATCCGTCAGATCACCACTCTGGGCCTCAAAGATGCGAAGATCATGGCCGAAACGGCTGATGCCAAAGTATTGGAACTAATTGGCAAAGAAGCAGCAAATGATGCGAAAAGTAAACTCGAAGCTGCCGGCGCAACTGTCGAACTTACATAA
- a CDS encoding type II CAAX endopeptidase family protein, translating to MPEKRSILQSIFISEDEPRLRAGWRLILHALLVLVTSIVIGIVWSSLVIAIDVSLPSLNLAQGLGVNEVAVSALEVIAITIATWIARRYLDHRSFRSLGLGIDRSTWSDLVAGFLLSAFLFLILYLTTTILGWSQFISWAWENENLGQVLLRVTASFLVFVGAAFQEELLSRGYQLQNLAQGTNLPLAVFLSSLIFSLLHLGNPNVSWMAVVGLLAAGFFLAYAYLRTKSLWLPIGIHLGWNFFEGTVFGFPVSGTSPFSLIQQQSGGPELLSGGMFGPEAGLIVLPVLLLGAWLVKLYTKRNDSLAASA from the coding sequence ATGCCTGAAAAGCGTTCAATCCTGCAGTCCATTTTCATCTCCGAAGACGAACCTCGTTTGAGAGCCGGCTGGCGGCTCATCCTGCATGCCTTGCTCGTGCTGGTGACCTCGATCGTCATCGGCATCGTGTGGAGCAGCCTGGTGATAGCCATCGACGTCTCCCTGCCGAGCCTGAACCTCGCCCAGGGCCTGGGAGTCAACGAAGTGGCAGTAAGTGCCCTCGAGGTGATAGCGATCACGATTGCCACCTGGATCGCCCGTCGATATCTCGATCATCGGTCGTTTCGCAGCCTGGGATTAGGCATCGATCGCTCGACGTGGTCCGATCTCGTCGCCGGTTTCCTCCTGTCCGCCTTCCTCTTTCTCATCCTCTATCTCACGACGACGATTCTGGGTTGGTCGCAGTTTATTTCCTGGGCCTGGGAAAACGAGAATCTCGGCCAAGTTCTCCTCAGGGTGACGGCATCGTTTTTGGTGTTTGTCGGAGCTGCCTTTCAAGAGGAACTCTTGAGCAGAGGTTATCAACTTCAAAACCTGGCCCAGGGAACCAATCTTCCACTGGCCGTATTCCTTTCCTCACTCATCTTCAGCTTGTTACACCTGGGGAATCCCAACGTCAGTTGGATGGCCGTTGTCGGATTACTGGCAGCCGGATTTTTCCTCGCTTACGCATACCTGCGCACGAAATCCCTCTGGCTGCCCATTGGCATTCATCTGGGATGGAATTTTTTTGAAGGCACGGTCTTCGGATTTCCAGTAAGCGGCACGAGCCCGTTCAGTCTGATCCAGCAGCAGTCCGGCGGCCCGGAATTGCTTTCGGGCGGCATGTTCGGTCCTGAAGCCGGATTGATTGTCTTGCCTGTCTTACTTCTCGGTGCCTGGCTGGTCAAGCTCTACACAAAACGAAATGATTCTCTCGCCGCTTCCGCATAA
- a CDS encoding ATP-binding protein: MTLRLRLTLWYTLVLVFVLLAFGGVVYIALTYSLTAQIDHTLSRVANEVISAYRSPDSLPITLRALNITSNVFVQVWDDEGQLVWQTTNSPSVGAAFDPDSLLLDENVYATREVAGTHLRVLTVPVILQADGSIVARLQLASSLETIDLIRGMLLNVLIAAGLIAAIMAAVIGYLAASVALRPIDQVTETALKISRADDLSRRIPVSAPPTSEDGRLIMAINETLERLEDLFHTQRRFLADVSHELRTPLTAIRGNVDLIRHTGEADIESLNAITDEVDRMTRLVGDLLLLAKAESGKISLAEDIVELDTLMLEVYRQAKILAREQVEIRIGQEDQARVRGDRDRLKQVLLNLVSNAVDHTPNGGKVTLSLRCAEDWACLSIEDTGAGIAEDELPHIFERFYRVDRSRQRKASGGVGLGLSIANWIVINHGGRIEVESEPGVGSKFSVWLPRIEEDCGGNS; encoded by the coding sequence GTGACTCTCCGATTACGGTTGACACTTTGGTATACACTGGTGCTCGTTTTCGTCCTGCTGGCCTTTGGTGGGGTGGTCTACATCGCACTCACCTATAGTCTCACCGCGCAAATCGATCATACACTCAGTCGAGTGGCCAACGAGGTAATCAGCGCGTATCGAAGTCCGGATTCCTTACCCATTACACTTCGAGCTTTGAACATCACTTCGAACGTATTCGTTCAAGTCTGGGACGATGAGGGGCAGCTCGTGTGGCAGACCACAAATTCGCCGAGCGTCGGAGCTGCCTTCGATCCGGATTCATTGCTCTTGGATGAAAATGTGTATGCCACGCGAGAGGTGGCAGGTACACATCTACGTGTACTAACAGTGCCGGTAATACTGCAGGCGGATGGCAGTATCGTTGCCCGGCTGCAGCTCGCCAGCTCGCTGGAGACCATCGATCTCATACGGGGGATGCTGCTGAATGTTCTGATCGCTGCTGGATTGATTGCAGCGATAATGGCGGCTGTCATCGGTTATCTCGCTGCCAGTGTGGCGCTGCGGCCTATCGATCAGGTGACAGAAACGGCGTTGAAAATCTCTCGTGCGGATGATCTCTCCCGTAGGATTCCGGTATCGGCACCGCCTACGAGTGAAGATGGTCGTCTCATCATGGCGATCAACGAGACGCTCGAACGGCTGGAAGATTTGTTTCATACGCAGCGCCGATTTCTGGCGGATGTGTCTCACGAATTAAGAACGCCCCTGACCGCAATCAGAGGCAACGTCGATCTCATCCGTCACACCGGCGAGGCGGATATTGAATCGCTGAATGCGATAACCGATGAGGTGGACCGCATGACGCGATTGGTTGGAGATTTGCTTTTACTGGCAAAAGCGGAGTCAGGCAAGATTTCGTTGGCAGAGGACATCGTCGAGCTCGATACTTTAATGCTCGAAGTCTACCGGCAAGCGAAGATTCTTGCCCGCGAGCAGGTGGAAATCCGTATCGGTCAAGAGGATCAGGCGAGAGTGAGGGGTGACCGGGATCGTTTAAAACAGGTCCTGCTCAATCTTGTGTCGAATGCAGTAGATCACACTCCAAATGGAGGAAAAGTAACCTTGAGCCTGCGCTGTGCTGAGGATTGGGCTTGTTTAAGCATCGAGGACACGGGAGCGGGGATTGCGGAGGATGAATTGCCGCATATTTTTGAAAGATTTTATCGGGTGGATCGTTCGCGTCAACGCAAGGCCAGCGGCGGCGTAGGATTGGGACTATCCATCGCCAACTGGATCGTGATCAACCATGGGGGTCGTATCGAGGTGGAGTCTGAACCAGGGGTTGGTTCGAAATTTTCCGTTTGGCTGCCGAGAATCGAAGAAGATTGTGGTGGCAATTCCTGA
- the rplK gene encoding 50S ribosomal protein L11 → MAKRVKAVVRLQIEAGKANPAPPIGPALAPHGINLMGFCKEYNARTSSKAGEIIPAEITIYTDGSFNFILKTPPTAVLLRKAAGVEKGSAEPNRDKVGKVTSDQIREIAEIKMKDLNAIDIEGAMRQIEGTARNMGIVVEK, encoded by the coding sequence GTGGCAAAGAGAGTGAAAGCAGTAGTAAGACTTCAAATCGAGGCCGGTAAGGCAAACCCTGCACCACCGATCGGTCCTGCATTGGCGCCCCATGGGATTAACCTGATGGGCTTTTGCAAGGAATACAACGCCAGGACATCCAGTAAGGCGGGTGAAATCATCCCCGCAGAAATTACCATTTACACCGATGGTTCGTTCAATTTCATCCTGAAAACGCCCCCAACCGCAGTCCTGTTGCGAAAAGCTGCCGGCGTGGAGAAAGGATCTGCGGAACCGAATCGGGACAAAGTGGGCAAAGTAACCAGCGATCAAATCCGCGAGATCGCAGAGATCAAGATGAAAGACCTGAACGCGATCGATATCGAAGGTGCCATGCGACAGATTGAAGGAACGGCACGGAACATGGGTATCGTCGTTGAGAAGTAA